In the uncultured Methanobrevibacter sp. genome, one interval contains:
- a CDS encoding radical SAM protein, giving the protein MIYEKNTFIKNHKNVNIRFGLSYPNIYKTAMSSLGYNILYNQINEREDTWCERIIFPNEKSLESNTPAKYFDILSFTLQFEEDYVNVLEILKKSGIPLKRKDRKSEDPLIIAGGPCPTANPMPLSDYIDLFIIGEGENIINLLLDKFKSSGKDLKDYLEMPGIYIPKYNNKTKICLVNDMNNAYHICQPVISKSNDEDYQTVFNNTIMLNVSRGCTRGCRFCMAGYLYRPMRQANYKKLIDIAIENRNKTGLNKITLIGAAVSDYRDLEKLTEGLEKEGFQISTPSLRIESITRSTLETLKRSGLKTITLAPESIDKLRKVINKDITDEKIFSVIKNAVDLNFKIKLYFLIGIPNESMADIEELIEYMKKIANMHTSIKNVKFSVNPVIPKPQTPLQWEEYDYKDIKTKTRLIKKEMKKYNIKCESPKKGLIQYILSCGNRDVGEIIEKSLTKKPTMKDWKELTPKYDIEDELPWTMIDVGVSERFLKTEHRRLKTLKQTPWCETSTCYNCGSCE; this is encoded by the coding sequence CGAGAAAAATACGTTCATAAAAAACCATAAAAATGTAAATATTCGCTTTGGATTATCTTATCCAAATATCTATAAAACTGCAATGTCATCTTTGGGTTATAATATTTTATACAATCAAATCAATGAACGAGAAGACACATGGTGTGAGAGAATAATTTTTCCAAATGAAAAATCACTAGAATCAAACACCCCTGCAAAATATTTTGATATTTTAAGCTTTACACTGCAATTTGAAGAAGATTATGTGAATGTACTTGAAATCCTTAAAAAATCAGGCATCCCTTTAAAAAGAAAAGACCGTAAAAGCGAAGATCCGTTAATCATTGCTGGAGGACCATGCCCCACCGCAAATCCGATGCCATTATCTGATTACATTGATTTATTTATTATCGGAGAAGGGGAAAATATAATAAACCTGCTTTTAGATAAATTTAAAAGTTCAGGGAAAGATTTAAAGGATTATCTTGAAATGCCTGGAATATATATTCCAAAATACAACAACAAAACAAAAATATGTCTTGTTAATGATATGAATAATGCATATCATATCTGCCAGCCAGTAATAAGCAAAAGCAATGACGAAGACTACCAGACTGTTTTCAACAACACAATCATGCTGAATGTTTCAAGAGGCTGTACACGAGGCTGCAGATTTTGCATGGCAGGATATCTATACCGCCCAATGAGACAGGCCAATTATAAAAAATTAATTGATATCGCAATTGAAAATAGAAATAAAACTGGTTTAAACAAAATTACATTAATAGGAGCCGCCGTTTCTGATTATAGGGATTTGGAAAAACTGACAGAAGGTCTTGAAAAAGAAGGATTTCAGATTTCAACACCATCCCTTAGAATCGAATCAATTACAAGGTCCACTTTGGAAACCTTAAAAAGAAGCGGTTTAAAAACAATTACCTTGGCTCCGGAGTCTATTGATAAATTAAGAAAAGTAATCAACAAAGACATAACTGACGAAAAAATCTTTTCTGTAATAAAAAATGCTGTAGATTTGAATTTCAAGATTAAATTATATTTTCTAATAGGAATACCTAATGAAAGTATGGCAGACATTGAAGAATTGATTGAATATATGAAAAAAATAGCAAATATGCACACCAGCATAAAAAATGTGAAATTCAGTGTGAATCCAGTAATTCCAAAACCTCAAACTCCTCTGCAATGGGAAGAATATGACTACAAGGACATTAAAACTAAAACCCGATTAATAAAAAAAGAAATGAAAAAATACAACATTAAATGTGAAAGTCCAAAAAAAGGTTTGATTCAATATATATTATCTTGCGGAAACAGAGATGTTGGTGAGATTATTGAAAAGTCACTGACAAAAAAACCTACAATGAAAGACTGGAAGGAACTGACTCCGAAATATGATATTGAAGATGAACTTCCATGGACAATGATAGATGTTGGTGTAAGTGAGAGATTTTTAAAAACAGAACATAGAAGATTAAAAACATTAAAACAAACCCCATGGTGTGAAACATCAACATGCTACAATTGCGGGTCTTGTGAATAA
- a CDS encoding pyridoxal phosphate-dependent aminotransferase, producing the protein MINPAKRTNSIELSEIRKLFEVTNPDAINLGIGEPDFDVPENIKEAMKKSIDENETHYTSNKGIIELREEIVKKFKKDNGIKTNPENIIVTVGASEGLFMCAQAFIEKGDEVILPNPSFLSYEACINLAGGTVVPVDCKMENEFKLKADDVAEKITENTKAIMLNSPSNPTGAVMEKEDIKALADLSMDKDILIISDEIYEKIIYNKKHYSAGKYSDNVITLNGFSKTYAMTGLRIGYLNANETYNEELLKIHQYNNACASTTSQRGAYEALTGPQNEVERMIKEFQRRRDLIVSRLNQMGYETVNAEGAFYVFPKIDDEDFVAKAANAGVISVPGVAFGSNGKGHVRMSYANSYENIEKAMNILEERVVNG; encoded by the coding sequence ATGATTAATCCAGCAAAAAGAACAAACTCAATTGAATTATCTGAAATTAGAAAACTATTCGAAGTAACAAATCCCGATGCAATAAACTTGGGAATTGGTGAACCTGACTTTGACGTTCCGGAAAACATCAAAGAAGCTATGAAAAAATCAATTGATGAAAATGAAACTCATTACACTTCAAATAAAGGAATAATTGAATTAAGAGAAGAAATTGTTAAAAAATTCAAGAAAGATAATGGAATCAAAACAAATCCTGAAAACATTATTGTGACTGTTGGAGCCAGTGAAGGATTGTTTATGTGTGCTCAGGCATTCATTGAAAAAGGAGATGAAGTAATACTTCCGAATCCTAGTTTTCTATCATATGAGGCATGTATTAATCTGGCTGGAGGAACTGTCGTTCCAGTAGACTGTAAAATGGAAAATGAATTCAAGTTAAAAGCAGATGATGTGGCTGAAAAGATTACAGAAAACACAAAAGCAATCATGTTGAATTCCCCTTCAAATCCAACAGGAGCAGTTATGGAAAAAGAAGATATCAAAGCACTGGCTGATTTATCAATGGATAAAGACATACTGATAATTTCTGATGAAATCTATGAAAAAATAATCTATAACAAAAAACATTATTCAGCTGGAAAATATAGTGATAACGTAATTACATTAAACGGCTTTTCAAAAACATATGCAATGACCGGACTTAGAATCGGTTATTTGAATGCAAACGAAACATATAATGAAGAATTATTAAAAATCCACCAATACAATAACGCATGTGCAAGCACAACATCACAAAGAGGAGCTTACGAAGCTTTAACTGGCCCTCAAAATGAAGTTGAAAGAATGATTAAAGAATTCCAAAGAAGAAGAGACTTGATTGTTTCTAGATTGAATCAAATGGGATACGAAACTGTCAATGCAGAAGGAGCATTCTATGTATTTCCTAAAATTGATGATGAAGATTTCGTAGCCAAAGCAGCAAACGCAGGAGTAATATCCGTTCCAGGCGTTGCATTTGGATCAAACGGAAAAGGTCACGTTAGAATGTCTTATGCAAATTCCTATGAAAATATTGAAAAGGCAATGAATATATTGGAAGAGCGTGTTGTTAATGGATGA
- a CDS encoding cation diffusion facilitator family transporter → MDEMRQKGGKKAVTIAITANCIMTVLNIAVGILSGSYALVSEGGHTFSDVVTSIIAYIGFYTGQKPADAEHPFGHGRAEAISGLIIVIFLVIIAWEIMQGAFMKILYPSTITVPDAYAAIMAVVGILVNLMVSERIIRIGKEINSPAIVADGKHQQTDIYSSVAILAGVVVSNMGFPILDPIVGFIIGILILKTAGEILIENVNNIMGKLPSTEIIDEIKSIAESTPNVYNAHNIKVDYMGAYATVILHVELDGNMKLTDAHKISHTVENKIVNEIPEIKYASVHTCPIGLKYEHEQELDK, encoded by the coding sequence ATGGATGAAATGCGCCAAAAAGGCGGTAAAAAAGCAGTAACAATAGCGATAACTGCAAACTGCATAATGACTGTGCTAAATATTGCAGTGGGAATATTGTCCGGAAGTTATGCATTGGTATCCGAAGGAGGGCATACATTTTCTGATGTTGTCACTTCAATTATTGCTTATATCGGTTTTTATACAGGACAAAAGCCTGCAGATGCAGAACATCCCTTCGGACATGGCCGGGCAGAGGCAATTAGCGGACTCATTATAGTAATTTTTTTAGTAATTATAGCTTGGGAAATAATGCAAGGCGCATTTATGAAAATATTATACCCCTCAACAATAACCGTTCCGGACGCATATGCTGCAATAATGGCTGTTGTTGGAATACTAGTTAATTTAATGGTAAGCGAACGCATAATTAGAATAGGTAAAGAAATAAATAGCCCTGCGATTGTCGCTGATGGAAAACACCAACAAACCGATATTTATTCCTCAGTTGCAATATTGGCAGGAGTAGTTGTTTCAAATATGGGATTTCCAATACTGGATCCGATTGTCGGATTTATTATAGGCATTCTAATTTTAAAAACCGCAGGAGAAATCCTAATAGAAAATGTCAATAATATAATGGGAAAACTTCCATCAACCGAAATAATAGATGAAATTAAAAGCATTGCAGAAAGCACTCCCAATGTTTATAATGCACATAATATTAAAGTTGATTATATGGGAGCATACGCTACAGTAATTTTACATGTTGAACTTGATGGAAACATGAAATTAACTGATGCCCATAAGATATCCCATACCGTAGAAAACAAAATTGTCAATGAAATACCTGAAATAAAATATGCATCAGTTCATACCTGCCCAATAGGTCTGAAATATGAACATGAACAAGAATTAGATAAATAA
- a CDS encoding CBS domain-containing protein: MMLSKKVKEIMTSDVITTTKDIDVVYAFEKLMEFKISALPVVEDEKLIGIITATDVGHNLILDKYELGTSVEEIMITSVVTVSPDDTIETAIKIMKDSVSSSGILNQLPVVEDEKLIGIISDGDIIQEVF, translated from the coding sequence ATAATGTTGAGCAAGAAAGTTAAGGAAATTATGACTTCAGATGTTATTACAACTACTAAGGATATTGATGTAGTTTATGCATTTGAAAAGTTAATGGAATTTAAGATTAGTGCCCTTCCTGTTGTGGAGGATGAAAAGCTAATTGGTATTATAACTGCTACTGACGTAGGTCATAATTTAATTTTAGATAAGTATGAATTGGGAACTAGTGTTGAAGAAATCATGATAACATCAGTTGTTACTGTATCTCCTGATGATACTATTGAAACAGCTATTAAAATCATGAAAGACAGTGTTTCATCTTCAGGAATATTGAATCAACTTCCTGTTGTTGAAGATGAAAAATTGATAGGTATTATTTCTGATGGGGATATTATTCAAGAGGTATTCTAA
- a CDS encoding 2-phosphoglycerate kinase codes for MIWVTANVDGKNYKEPFSKGILSRSINVADIGFQRAHEIASDIEMDLINKDVTEISSNELADVVLNHLEKIDSVIASKYKNWRSLRTSQKPLIILIGGASGVGTSSMAFELANRLRLKNLISTDMIREVMRKIVSKDLSPVIHKSSFDAYESIRTPSIRIDSVIEGFISHVDVVNVGIEAIIERSVKEGISTIIEGVHIVPGFIRKDLIENNNIIIFTLTVDDEESHKQRFYARCRLPWVKRSLERYMDNFDTIRKTQKFLVEQAKIHDSRIINNVDITQTIDIMVNDILEKFGDVDNVEQES; via the coding sequence TTCCAAAGGTATTTTGTCTAGATCTATTAATGTTGCAGATATTGGTTTTCAAAGAGCTCATGAAATCGCCAGTGATATTGAAATGGATTTAATTAATAAGGATGTTACTGAAATTTCAAGTAATGAACTGGCAGATGTGGTTTTAAATCATTTAGAAAAAATTGATTCTGTGATTGCAAGCAAATATAAGAATTGGAGATCTCTTAGAACATCTCAAAAACCTTTAATTATTTTGATTGGCGGCGCTTCAGGTGTTGGAACATCATCAATGGCTTTTGAACTTGCAAACAGACTCAGATTAAAAAATCTTATCAGTACTGATATGATACGTGAGGTAATGCGTAAGATTGTCTCAAAGGATTTAAGTCCTGTTATTCATAAATCCAGTTTTGATGCATATGAAAGTATCAGAACTCCTTCCATTAGAATAGATTCCGTAATTGAAGGATTCATCAGTCATGTTGATGTTGTTAATGTAGGAATTGAAGCAATTATCGAGAGGTCTGTAAAGGAAGGAATCAGTACTATTATTGAGGGTGTTCATATTGTTCCAGGTTTTATCAGAAAAGACCTGATTGAAAACAATAATATTATAATATTTACATTGACAGTAGATGATGAAGAATCCCACAAGCAAAGGTTTTATGCAAGATGCAGACTGCCTTGGGTTAAAAGGTCACTTGAAAGATATATGGACAATTTTGATACTATTAGAAAAACTCAAAAATTTTTAGTCGAACAGGCTAAGATTCATGATTCTCGTATAATTAATAATGTTGATATCACTCAGACTATTGACATTATGGTTAATGATATATTAGAGAAATTCGGAGATGTAGATAATGTTGAGCAAGAAAGTTAA